In Rhipicephalus sanguineus isolate Rsan-2018 chromosome 1, BIME_Rsan_1.4, whole genome shotgun sequence, the DNA window CTTGAAAAGTTTGCTGTTGAACCGGGTACAACTAGCGAGTACGAAACAACGATTTAgtttaatattgcgtgtgttttgcgcatttaacactgaGAAAGGGAGctatgaatttctctccgctagtcggacatgccaccgaaccgccatgaagtgTTTCCATAGCTGCCGTATATATGATGCAAGAATGCGAGATCGCTGGATACAGGTCGTTGAACCtgttgggtaagcgaattacTCGCATTCTCcgcagccggtcgcatgagatagtgtgataatgtggctctgctgttttgCGTAGCCATGAcgaagaaccgtggtaaccttgactatgaagctcagcagagcctcAGACCGCGGTGCGcgccgtgtaacacggagtgagaAGATTgcggcagactgaagacgcgtgatgaACATCATGCACACCGCGACCTCCCATAATCTGaattggtcgtcaccacacagcatcgcgcacgtacgttttgaaaGCTGAAAGTTTTGGTTTTAACTAGCAAATGctaccacgtgcgtcatacaagaaaatcgcaaaatgttggtcatCACCACTTTTAGGTTTGTTTTGCCTTCGGTTGTAcaccgcgaaagtggacacgcacgtattcccatttgcagtatatacagaTGGAAGACAATCGTCACTTCGTAAAATGACGATGATTATGGCATAGTGCGTACCTCACAACTGTATACTTGCAGTAGTCGCCCTAACAGAGTTTACAACGACCTCAAGACCGCTCCTCCAGCTCatgctgtgaatgtgctgcgtgcctcgtcgtgacagagccctcttatataagccaagagttggctctgtattagtgcgtgagcgcttataccgacaaggtcgtgtagacagtccatcatgtagtacgtcgtgtgactcctgtgagacactagaacacataatttttgagtgtaccgcatttgttatgcagcgagcactgctcatcaaggaatatggacttattggtctaaagtgtacgaaccttgatgattgcctgttcccgaggggttgtgctgctcggcgtgaccaggcccatcgagccctacttactttcttaaaaataccgatttggcctcgcgcgtatagacatttttccttgtgaccacttattcgtgtttacgtctgtgttatttgtattttttttcttacctattttctttcctttttctttcccccctatcttcctttccccaatgtttccctgtgcccctttaggtggcagttgtcagcctgttccctccctatttcttctgtgtcttcgtgttttctatgtattcaaaccaaataataattttttgttttttaaggcgaaagccttagacgcctcatcaaacgcgaaaattgaccgtcggcgtcaacacaagtggtgcaaaagatcatcacgtgatgacgtcaccatatgatgtaatcatgacatcacatatcgataaaatttgtgacgtcatcacatgaaatcgtcgcttggtcaaaggtggaccgaccacggcggcagtgcaagagcaggtgaggtgcagaaagtttgcagtGCCTCCAATCCAGGTGGATTGGAGGCACTGCAAACTTcgacgtcaggtgcagaaagctttcggtggaaGGCAGGGGAgaaccaatacatcgactgaggagaaaaataagatggctttcgccttcgagtcgtcttaggtgaattcagaagggaccctatgagtttttttCCTGTTAAACATGATAGTatataaaaaattaaggcagcttagcactagtggtgccaagcctgaaggaagagtggagCTAAGCCGccgtccttgtttctctttctttctcttccccactgttttttctatctctttgcatttgtttctttctatttctttctttctctccctctgtctctttctctttcaaggacaatctttctctctctctctgcttatcgcttcctcttttttctatcaatttctctctctctgtttctttctctctatttgtttgtttctctctatttttctcttcctttctcttcgtcTTGCTCCCTgtttttgtatctctttttcgtgtgtgtttctttttatgtctttctctttctttatctgtctttctatctttttatgtcgttATTCTCGTTatgtctctctatttttctctttctgtcgctttatttctctttatatattctctttctctttatctctttctttctctctctctgtactcgttctctcactcatCCGAATTATTGCATCCTGCGCCGGGCAAAttggcgcatgtgttctgggagtgaagtagaaggtgaagaagaggacgaagatagcacgTGCCGGCCGAGCCATTGAGctcaagatgatgatagtttttgtacaCGACCGACGGAGTTTctcctcgcgaagaaattttatttcgtttcctttatttcttctcttcctACTCCCCGCTTGCCTCCGCTTGCCATTCCCTCTACTCCTCTTTTCCTTCCACTTCACCGagcagttttcgtttaacgctcgcacctgctgtacacggcacTACTCTCCCAATGACGCGCAAAAATAAGTATTTCCTATGtcttaaaacagaattttttcaGTGCACACATCCGAGTGGTTAGACTACAGACTGGGTTTCGGCTGCGTATATTTTTCCCCATCCTCATAGCGATATGTACTGTTTAACTGCTTCACCTTTCATTCGTATGGCGCTATAGCTAGCCCCGTATATATTGGTTTATTATGCATCTCACAACAATCCATACTCTTCgtttccttaaagggaccctgcaacacttttccaagtaatcgtcgaatggcttcattaaaagagcctattgcctcacgaatcgactgccgcaagaatttttagaatccgtcaactaCGAgctgagttacagggatttgtcgcacgcttcaagcgctttctccctcctctcgtactagcgagcgcgtaGAAAGCTACGCAGgtagggggatgacaagggggcaagaagacgtGTCCCttcatcagcgcgcgtcatgaccttcaacactttcgtttctttttttctttaagcgcgcagcttactttcagtgtgatcgcgagagcGCGCAtgggcacgtcgcggcatcccgcggcagcgacagtaactatgcagctcatgattCTATAATCAGCCAACGGCTGTGGACTTTCGGTATGTGGCGCAGTATTTTGGGTATCTGGTATCTTTTGtaaagagaagagggagcgatttctagctgactttaagaATTAATTGCGATTTCTAgactgcgtgctgcgctatatcgtttgcctcgcgtgttctcgggaggagcctcgactatcgatcggcagcgttttctggccatgctcaaagtgttgcagggccccaatGCACTACCTTTAAGTCCAAAACTACACGTAGTTTTCAATCATATATTCTTTCAGTATGTCTCTGTACGTCGCTGATCACTGTGCAGAGTTGATGCGAGTTTTGCAGTTTCTTGTGACACCTGATAGAATTACTCGCCATAAATTGTAACTTGTCTCCAACGTCTCCATTATTTCGCAAGCGAACGTTGGCGATAGGTTGTCACGACTTTCAGCGGATTTAACATCGCCACTTCCGGCATGCTTGacatgcactttttatcacaaAAAATGTTGTAAGCTCGTGTGCAGGCCTGCAGCCTTTGCGTTTAATGTGCTGTAACTCGGCGTTTAATGTGCTGTAGTTTGGGCGTCTCCGAGGTGTTATATCTGAATGGCTTGCGATTATAAAGATGGGGCGAGATTGAGACGAGACAACGGACGCCATGTTGAGCGTAATGTATGCTGGCCTGCTCTGTGCTGGGAGTGGCGTTTATTAAGTACATGTGACTAGAGTGGTAGGGGGCGCTAGTGACTAGATAACATGAGGTAGGTCGTAAACACGCACCCCCCGGACGTGTCCAGCTGATTAGGTTGTCATCTGTCCTGCTGATATGCTAATTCTCTGATTGGAGTTGGATTACCTAAACACCATATTTTGCAGACATATCCATTCAAGAGGAGAAGAATGAAAGATGCCTAAGATATGTCCGCGATTTATCGCTCTATTTGGGCAGCTAAATAAAAGTATATGAACAACTAACATGGTGAAATtcagtaaagttgaaagttgggcaagtGGTGATAGTTCATtttaacgtgtgaagcagcgcagaCAAGCACAAAAATAGAAGCGATTCGACAGGACAACCGCTAAACTCGCAAACAGttcatcttgaaaaaaaaaaacagggttaaTATACCACGTGTAACAATGACATTTCCTGATACGAAGTTAGAACCGTTTTCGCTGATCTTCcaaaaaaagaaacttcacaGTCCCCAAGTACAACTGATGCTTGGCTGAAACAATTCTCTCTCTACAAAGCTCCGCCAAGTTAGTTGCTCATATACAaactggaagcagtgcaaaatacGATGACGCAGAAGAGGCACACAGAAACCACATATATGGGAGCGCGTCCTCGTATATTGCGCTATCTCCAGTTTGAACTGCAAACTCACGATTGATTTTTGCGTTTTCCCTGTTTCGGTTTTCCTCTTTTTATTTGTCCTTTGTTTGTGCCAGTTGCTTTCTACTTGACagtgattctctctctctccttgaaACAGGCTTACTGAGGGAATCGCCACAGACGACAAGGCTAAGCTCCGCGGAGTACTCGAGAAAATCGCTGAGTGCTGCCTCAAGCAGGACAACTACCACCTGGCAGCCAAGAAATTCACCCAGGCCGGCGATAAAGTCCAGGCTATGAGAGCGCTCCTCAAATCCGGCGACACACGCAAGATAGTGTTCTTCGCCAACGTGTCCAGGCAGAGAGACATCTACATCTTGGCCGCAAACTACCTCCAGACCCTCGACTGGCAACGAGACGCTGACGCTGCAAAGAACATCGTCTCCTTCTACACCAAGGCCAGGGCGTTCGACCTGCTGGCCAGCTTCTACGAGGCCTGCGCGCGAGCCGAAATCGAAGATCGCCGAGACTACGAGAAGGCCCTGGCGGCCCTCAACGAAGCACACGAGTGTCTGCAGCTGTGCGGCGATGCGTCCAAGGCGGCCGCGAGGGTCAGAGACCACATGGACGCCGTTCGAAAGTTTCTCGCCATCCAGGAGCTGTACGCGGACAGTCCGCTCGAAGCGGCGGCTCAGTGCGAAGCCATGACCAAGCTCAATCTGGAGCCGGCCGTGCGAAAGGGAGACTTGTTTGCGTTCCTCGTGCAGCACTACGTGAGTGAAAAGGACTATGCCGCGGCGAGACGTTGCTTGCAGGAGCTCCAGACGGCCGTGCCTGGAGTCGCGGTGTCCGACTACGTGGACGCTGAAGTGTTGAGGCTTGTCGGTTGGAGCTCGGATGAGCGCCGCAGTCTTCAGCAGATGTCGctgctcgcgaggcgcgccgccGCTAGCAATGGCGCCGCCACGGAGGGGGATGAAGATCGCTACAGCTCGGACGGTGAGGTACAGGAGGAACTGTTCGACGCACCTTGAACGAAGCGGTATAAGGCAGTGCCGACTAACCACACTTTGGTCAGTTTTAAGCCAATTACACAAGCACCTATATATACATTTCTTTCCTTACGGTAATGGGGGGAATGGAAAGTACGGCACTACTAGATCGATTTGCAGCTTTTTGTTTTGGAACGAAAATTTTACTTATCGAATAACAGGGCAGCCTGGTACGGCCGCTCCCTGGTTACCTGCGCGAATGGTCTTTCGCTGGCTACTGCGTAAAAGAGTGGTGCAAAGGGGCCTGTGTTAACAGGCGTCATGGAAGTTGGTCGCTCTGGTACGAGTTACCCTCACATCTTCACTAAACATGTGAAAAAGTGTGGCAAATAAAACTGACATGATCATCTGCTGGCAGAGTGCATTGCGCTTATCTATTTTCAGAAACAGCTTTACCCCACTTGTCACCTTACAGTCGGTAAGTTGACACTTGGTATTTTACACATTCGGTGTTATCAGTGATGCGTGGGTCGATGCACTGGTAGAAACCAGGGCTGATCAGTGTCGCGATAGTATCCTAGGGATACTTtagtgtatctgtatttctgtattgagatacagttgaaaaaaaaatattgcagcttcgcagtagtggtggcaagcctgaaggaagaccggagctgggcggccttccttgtttctcttgatttttatctttctttctctttatctctgtttcttgtatatcgtttttgtatctgtttctttctatatttctttccctctctatttcttcctctttctcgctctttctgtctttttttctctctctgtctctctatttatagtttcctctttccttctatctcgttcttcctttctctctgttttttctctatttctttctttccttctgtttctgtattgctctctgttttctccatctctttctcatgtctctttctatttctttctctctctgactatgtcgttctctgtctttctatctgtttatgtctttattccctttatttatctGTATTTTTCGCcgactctttctttctctctctctctctgtacttgttctctcacccatccgagttactgcatcccacgccggacaaatcggcgcacgtattctgggagcgaagccgaagatcaagaagagggcgaagagagcgcgtgccgcgcGACCTACTgagctcatgatgatgatagcttttttttACACGGCCGACGGAATTTCTCCTTTTGAATACATTTgatctgtttttatttttcttctcctcctttccttcctcctctccacttcgccgagcagagttttcgtttaacgctcgcacctgctgtactcggtggtGAGGCTTGCCCaatgcctgtggcgcatacccgcccgaggttttctgttcgcgttggacagaatacggccggcttaaacagctccgctgttagaaCGTATTtgcatctcagtagtgaaataccttTAAGATGTATCGATTTTATCGCGATACTGTGCAGGACACGCATATCGTTACATGTCTTGTAGGAAATGAGCTGATGTGTTTCCATAGGGGAAAGGAAGACTTTTGCGCGCTAAGTCAATCAAAATCGCGCCGCCGATCGGCGACACGGAAAGGGCGGCGAAAGGTTCCCCAGATTCAAAGAATGGACTCTGGTAAAACGCCCGATGTCGCTgatggcagaatcgcggaggcagtattGTCGACCTCTGCCGACGAATGTAGCGTCTCTCAAAGCCAGTGCAACACCCATAATTTCTTTTTTCGGTACCTAGATGACCCGATATTAGATGTGGCCTTGCTGCAGGACTTTGCGGTGTTGTGACCCGGGttttgctccatcccaccgctgcaaccagttgttgcgacggtAGGGTAGCGTCGGACCCGGACATAAAAAACTAATTACTAAAATTTTTGGTAGTCTAGAATTATACGTGTAAGTAAAAGCATGTCAGTAGTAAAACAGGAATATGATGAATTAAGTCATTAGGGCGATTGGAGTTAAAAAAAAGTTATCGAGCTCAGAGTACATGCCGGAATACTATTCTAGTCAGACGAAGTGGAACCAAAGTGTTAACTTAAAAAGTAATCGTGGTTGTCAATGGTTATTTACGTATTAATTTGCGTTTTCAAAGACCTCACATAATCACCCGCTTGTTCAGAGAGTACAGTAATTGTATATTTTCAGAAAAAGTACAACGCCGACTTGGCGGCGACTGCTGCAACCTCGTAGTCGACGTGAGGTTGCAGCAGCGGATAGACGGCATGCCAGGAGGCGGCCATGTCGAGGTTCGAGTCCAAGTAGACGGCGCCGCACAGCGCCCCAAATGCGTTGGCCAGGACTTTGGGCGGCGCATTTGCGGGGTCGCCCGGGTAGTCCTGCGTAGAGGCGAAAAATTTCAGCCAGTTCGACGCCGTGAAAGCCACCGGACAGCGAAGCTGCGAGCGCGCTAGTGTATGTGATTGGCCAGCGAGATCACGTAGTATCGTAAATCTATGAATAGTAAACTAGGCGCCATAAACACGACCGCGCTGGAACAGAAGGAACACATAGACACCTTAATTGTGTTCCTTGAACCTTATGCTCCTGCGTAGTCGTGTTTTTGGCGCCAAGTTTACTATTCATACAGATGACCAtgcaccaagtagcccaacagcGAGTACTACATGGTATCGTAAATCCGCAGCTAGATTTCAAGTGCGCGCTCTTACACttttcgagcatcatcatcgACACAATCATCGTCATTTATACGAGCATCATCATAATTtcgttttcattatttctttattcactcgccctctggtcacgtgacctgcgtgacacctgCTCCTGCTACCactgctattactactactattttacgacgacggcgacgacggcacATGGTAGACTAAgagagcttcgctctaaaaaagCGATGAGATTTGGCTGATCGGACAGCTTATTTGGCGAGAGAAGTGGTATGAGCCGTACAAAGGCAGGAGCCGTTAACCGAAACCTGCAGGATAGGGCGTGCGCGAGCGCTACCGGCCTCTGCCACAACGCATTTACTGCCAAAGCCACCCCCGCTCCCCCCCGTCCCGTCCCGTCCCGTCCCGCCTTCGACCGCTCCCCTCCCTGGGAAGACCCATATGGACCTTTCACGCAATGGATGAGGGGCTGCGCGTTTCCTCTTCGCTTGAGCCGCGGTCGCCGGTTGCCCCTGCAcgttttcactcgcacatggaacatacgacgcgcggggcgatgtaaTCGCCCTTGGCCTTCATAGGGAACCTAACGGCGGCAGAAATGTGCCTGGAGTCTCCTTATCATTGATTTCGTTAAGTGTTGTTCGTTGCCGAGATGTGACTGTTCAAACTCCTATACTTAACTTGCACTGCAAGAGGGATAACAACGCttcgcgcgtcgtgtgttctatgtgcgagtgaaagcctGCGAGGGCAACCTGCGATCGCGACTCAAGCAGTGCGCAAACTTGCCGGTCGTCCTCCGTCCCGCGaaagttacggggggggggggcgcacgaaGTGTTGAGAAACATTGAGGAACGAAGGCGGAAAACCAGCAGCTACTTTCTGAAATGCTGATATGCTTTCTTTTCGCTCCCAAGAGAAGATGGCGGACGGCGCTTGCGGCACTGTCGGCCAGTGGCACTCTACATCTTGAATATCCACTATTTAACGTCGAAAAATATGTCTTCACTTCTCTTTTcaggcgaaagacttagatgcctcatcaaacgcgaaaattcaccatcggcatcccgcggcgttggcgtaaacacgagtgatacaaaatatcatcatcacgtaatgacgtcactgcggaggcatgatgacgtcaatatCACGTCACATATTACGTcaaatgatgacatcatatgacaccgtcgcttgttcaaaggaggggcgatcgcggaggcagcgaaaaaccaggtgaggtgcagaaagcttgcaattcctGCGATCCTGAAGGCTGTGTAAAACCActttaggtgtagaaagctttcgggggtggTGGGTGAGGTATCAGGCTAATACGatcaactgagaaaaaaaaaaaagacgacagcTTTCGCGTTCGAATTGTCTTAGGCTAATGGGACCTTGTAAGTTTTTGTTGTGCCCGTGTTTTCATGCGCCCTACTTTTTTTTACACGAATAATCGCTACGTGTTAATGCCTCCTCGTTCGGTACCTACCGCATTCTCTACGCTGCGAACGTATCTGACGATGTCGTCGTTGAGACGGGCGCATCCGGTTCGTAGTAGCCGGTGCCACCCGTGGCGGACAACGGCGAGGGCGAACGAGTAGTTGGCGACGACGTGCGATCTCGCTTCGTGAAGCGAGCGTGGACACAGCGGCTCTATGCTGCCGTACAGCTTGGCAGCCAGGAAGTACTTCAGCAGCGCGTCGCCGAGCTCGTCCATGGGCTCCATGGTGGCCTGAACTATGCGCTGGGACGCGGGCAGCGTTCCGTGGGTGAACGCCATGAGAAGGAAACCCTGCAGACATTACGTAGAGGGACGTCACAAGCTTCTAGTAGTGGCATAATAGGAACTATATTGCAGCggatttgctggcaggctagatAGTTGCGCCTGATGACGCACAGTTCAGAGACACGGCACGCAATCACGTAACGAGAAACttaagaaggcacaggacagagCGCCGAGTTCTACTAACGATTTATTTTTGGGTCAATTGCATATATACCGGAATAGCCCATCCATATCGTACAAGATAACTggatgtttttttgtgtgtgtttgtttccTTTATGGGCGGCCTTAGTCGACCCTTCGCCGTCCGTTGGCTAACGCGGGCATGGCATGAACAGCAGCGCTTGCAGCGCTGCTTGCGTTCAAGCGCAGTTGTCATATATTGCGCGAGTGGGCGGGTGCAGTGGACCGctgccgcactggaacgctagcGTAGCGTTTCAGCGCGGAcgtgaatgagcatatcgtcgGCCCATAGCTTAAAATAGAGTGTCAAAGAGTGATGATACAACACAGAACCAATTagaaaagacttgcaaaacatagaaaacCCTAAAAATGCTTGTATAAAAGAAATAGCCTGACGAAGGGGGgacaccagcttcgctgtttcgacggctttcgTGGAGTGGCACTACGTTTCTTTAAAACCTCCTCGGTTCTTatgatcaccatcatcatcatcatcatcatcctggcTACGCCCAATGCAGGGAAAAGGTCTATCCCGTGTTtcgccaatcaatccggtcctgtgcttgctgcgaccacgttatTCCCACacacttcttaatctcatttgcCCACCTACTATTGAATCCCGGCCTCCGTGACCgcattttcgagggaggcgaaaatgcttgaggtccgtgtacttacatttaggtgcacgtgaagaaatcccaggtggtctaaatttacagagccctccgctgcggcgtccctcataatattgtagtggttttgggacgttaaaccccaattattAACTTTGCTTCCCCCTCTTGCGCTTGgcttctcttgaaatccagtctgttactctgaatgagcagcggttatcttgccttcgcgctaaATGCCCTTCCCgggcccatttcttcttcttgatttcgactaaggtaTGTCCTTGACATCCGCTGGTGCCCATAGTCACTCCCACAAGTGAAACGCCGTGGCGGCCCCATTATGTCCGTGTGAGCCCTCACCTTGTCTCGGAAGTTGTATCCGATGAGCTGCTCAACCTGCTCGTATGGCTTGGCCGCCTGCAGCAGCCCCGGGTCACGAGGATCCCACTGCTCGCGAGGAACGGGACGCGTCCACTCGAAGAAGCCGGCAGCCACCTTGGACGATGTCATTATACGCCGCAATCGTTGGGCGCGTCACGCCTGTCGCCGAGAATGGAATAGAAGGCTGCGCGAGAACCGCCTGCGGGTGACTGACGAAGATGAAGTTTACACGAGGCGCGGAAACGGATTGGAGGAACAAAGGATTCTCTCGTTCAAGGAAGAAGAACAAGATGTTTATAATAAGCATTCTGAA includes these proteins:
- the LOC119394094 gene encoding endoribonuclease Dcr-1 produces the protein MTSSKVAAGFFEWTRPVPREQWDPRDPGLLQAAKPYEQVEQLIGYNFRDKGFLLMAFTHGTLPASQRIVQATMEPMDELGDALLKYFLAAKLYGSIEPLCPRSLHEARSHVVANYSFALAVVRHGWHRLLRTGCARLNDDIVRYVRSVENADYPGDPANAPPKVLANAFGALCGAVYLDSNLDMAASWHAVYPLLQPHVDYEVAAVAAKSALYFF